A region from the Paraburkholderia youngii genome encodes:
- a CDS encoding Fe2+-dependent dioxygenase, with product MLLHIPKVLDAGQLRFVRERLDRAGDAWVDGRATAGYQGAPVKRNQQIAEHSSIARELGDVIVAAIERNPLFISAVLPNQVYPPLFNRYEGGMRFGSHVDGAVRVLPNGVKLRTDVSVTLFLSAPDEYDGGELVIEDTYGVQQVKLPAGDMIVYPATSLHQVTPVTRGARVASFFWVQSLVRSDTHRALLFDMDTAIQRLNATHADEAARRSLVGCYHNLLRTWSET from the coding sequence ATGTTGCTGCACATTCCGAAGGTACTGGACGCCGGGCAATTGCGCTTCGTGCGCGAGCGGCTCGATCGAGCCGGCGACGCGTGGGTCGATGGCCGCGCGACCGCGGGCTATCAGGGCGCGCCGGTCAAGCGCAATCAGCAGATCGCCGAGCACTCTTCGATTGCGCGCGAACTCGGCGACGTGATTGTCGCGGCGATCGAGCGCAATCCCCTGTTCATCAGCGCGGTGCTGCCGAACCAGGTGTATCCGCCGCTGTTCAACCGCTACGAGGGCGGCATGCGGTTCGGCAGCCACGTCGACGGCGCGGTGCGCGTGCTGCCGAACGGCGTGAAGCTGCGCACCGACGTGTCGGTGACGCTGTTTCTCAGCGCGCCCGACGAATACGACGGCGGCGAACTCGTGATCGAAGACACCTACGGCGTGCAGCAGGTAAAGCTGCCGGCCGGCGACATGATCGTTTATCCGGCGACGAGTCTGCATCAGGTGACGCCCGTCACGCGCGGCGCGCGCGTGGCGAGCTTCTTCTGGGTGCAGAGTCTCGTGCGCAGCGACACGCATCGCGCGCTGCTGTTCGACATGGACACCGCGATTCAACGGCTCAATGCAACCCATGCCGACGAGGCTGCGCGACGCAGCCTCGTCGGTTGTTATCACAATCTGCTGCGTACCTGGAGTGAAACGTGA
- a CDS encoding YciI family protein produces the protein MRFMIIVKATAASEAGEMPEPSLIAAMGAYHEELSKAGVLLDATGLQPSSKGWRVRYSGGKRSVVDGPFAETKELIAGYTLIQVRSRDEAMEWARRFPAPFGEHADGEIEVRQLFEIDDFEPGPEVERFRKLEEDHR, from the coding sequence ATGCGATTCATGATCATCGTAAAAGCCACGGCCGCGAGCGAAGCCGGCGAGATGCCCGAACCGTCGCTGATCGCCGCGATGGGCGCCTACCACGAAGAACTCTCGAAGGCCGGCGTCCTGCTCGATGCAACCGGCCTGCAGCCGAGCTCGAAAGGCTGGCGCGTGCGCTATAGCGGCGGCAAACGGAGCGTCGTGGACGGACCGTTCGCGGAGACCAAAGAGCTGATTGCTGGCTACACGTTGATCCAGGTGCGCTCGCGCGACGAGGCGATGGAATGGGCGCGGCGTTTCCCGGCCCCGTTCGGTGAGCACGCCGATGGCGAAATCGAAGTGCGGCAGCTGTTCGAGATCGACGACTTCGAGCCGGGACCGGAAGTCGAGCGCTTTCGCAAGCTCGAAGAAGATCACCGCTGA
- a CDS encoding PepSY-associated TM helix domain-containing protein — translation MSESDTLDMQPPAAGQHGAHEPRRLDGDELKARQQRSRRATFIKWLRNVHGWVGLWGAALGLLFGTTGFFLNHRGGPLRVSTGEPQVSVMQVPLPQPAPETPRELAKWLKQELKVAGNPGRVQKESEHPVAWGDRSVVQPEHWQLNFASPKENTLAEYWVGNNTVTVKRSANTFLAMLTNMHKGVGLSVGWVLLIDTLAGSLILLSLTGVLLWTELNKRKTVGLVLVAGSIVAAVALGTM, via the coding sequence GTGAGCGAATCGGACACCCTCGACATGCAACCGCCGGCGGCCGGCCAACATGGCGCGCACGAACCGCGTCGGCTCGATGGCGATGAACTGAAGGCGCGCCAGCAGCGCTCGCGTCGCGCGACTTTCATCAAGTGGCTGCGCAACGTGCATGGCTGGGTTGGATTGTGGGGCGCGGCGCTCGGTCTGCTGTTCGGCACGACGGGCTTCTTCCTGAACCATCGCGGCGGTCCGCTGCGTGTGTCGACCGGCGAACCGCAGGTCTCGGTGATGCAGGTGCCGCTGCCGCAACCGGCACCGGAAACCCCGCGCGAACTCGCGAAGTGGCTCAAGCAGGAGCTGAAGGTCGCCGGCAATCCGGGGCGTGTGCAGAAGGAATCCGAGCATCCGGTGGCATGGGGCGATCGCAGCGTCGTGCAGCCCGAGCACTGGCAGCTGAATTTCGCGTCGCCGAAAGAAAATACCTTGGCCGAATACTGGGTGGGCAATAACACCGTGACGGTCAAGCGCAGCGCGAACACCTTTCTCGCGATGCTGACGAACATGCACAAGGGCGTGGGCTTGAGCGTCGGCTGGGTGCTGCTGATCGATACGCTCGCGGGCAGTCTGATCCTGCTGTCGCTGACGGGCGTGCTGTTGTGGACCGAGTTGAACAAGCGCAAGACGGTGGGGCTCGTGCTCGTGGCGGGTTCGATTGTGGCGGCGGTGGCGTTGGGGACGATGTAA
- the zwf gene encoding glucose-6-phosphate dehydrogenase, translated as MSTTPNSSASSDQPNATPASSCKLISNRYDTLSSPAGKKPAPPCTLVIFGAGGDLTKRLLMPALYNLSVDGLLDDGMKIIGVNHGERETREWCDELHTSLQKFAADKASTFHAGKLDDNAWSWVAQRLEYMAGEFESDDTFAKLKQKLDQSKVGNVIFYLAVGARFFKPIAERLGKAGLLKEGDGANGGFRRLVIEKPFGTDLASARDLNAHILSYARESQVYRIDHFLGKDTVQSILAVRFANAMFEPVWRREYIDCVQITAAETIGVEGRGRFYEQTGAFRDMVPNHLFQLLGIVAMEPPNSFDAEAVRDKKVELFDAIQPLKPDDVVFGQYEKGSAGVGYREEPDVAPGSTTETYAAARVFVENWRWAGVPFYLRTGKRLSVRRTEISVQLKPVPFRLFRDTPVNALTPNVLTLRIDPEHGSSFDFNVKAPGPVMQVGAVQSSFNYGDFFDERANVGYETLLYDCMLGDATLFQRADGIETAWCAVDDVLHPKSGGALPVHGYAAGSDGPAEADALLARDGHAWRPLQQKAPGRKS; from the coding sequence ATGTCGACTACACCGAACTCTTCCGCCTCTTCCGATCAACCCAACGCAACGCCCGCCTCGAGCTGCAAGCTCATTTCGAACCGATACGACACGCTGTCGTCGCCGGCCGGCAAGAAGCCCGCGCCGCCGTGCACGCTCGTGATCTTCGGCGCGGGGGGCGATCTGACCAAACGTCTGTTGATGCCGGCGCTTTACAACCTCTCGGTCGATGGCCTGCTCGATGACGGCATGAAGATCATCGGCGTCAATCACGGTGAGCGCGAAACGCGCGAATGGTGCGACGAACTGCATACGTCGCTGCAGAAATTCGCCGCCGACAAAGCCAGCACCTTCCACGCCGGCAAGCTCGACGACAACGCGTGGAGCTGGGTCGCGCAGCGCCTCGAATACATGGCGGGCGAGTTCGAATCCGACGACACGTTCGCGAAGCTGAAACAGAAACTCGATCAGTCGAAAGTCGGCAACGTGATTTTTTACCTCGCGGTCGGCGCGCGTTTTTTCAAACCGATCGCCGAGCGGCTCGGCAAAGCCGGCCTGCTGAAGGAAGGCGACGGCGCGAACGGCGGCTTTCGGCGTCTCGTGATCGAGAAGCCGTTCGGCACCGATCTCGCATCGGCGCGCGATCTGAACGCGCACATCCTGTCGTATGCGCGGGAGTCGCAGGTATACCGCATCGATCATTTTCTCGGCAAGGACACCGTGCAGAGCATTCTCGCGGTGCGCTTCGCGAATGCGATGTTCGAGCCGGTCTGGCGGCGCGAGTACATCGACTGCGTGCAGATTACTGCGGCGGAAACGATCGGCGTCGAAGGGCGCGGCAGATTCTACGAGCAGACCGGCGCGTTTCGCGACATGGTGCCGAACCATCTGTTTCAGCTGCTCGGCATCGTGGCGATGGAGCCGCCGAATTCGTTCGACGCCGAAGCCGTCCGCGACAAGAAGGTCGAGCTGTTCGACGCAATCCAGCCGCTCAAGCCCGACGACGTCGTGTTCGGCCAGTACGAAAAAGGGTCCGCCGGTGTGGGCTATCGCGAGGAGCCCGACGTCGCGCCCGGCAGCACGACCGAAACCTACGCGGCGGCGCGCGTGTTCGTCGAGAACTGGCGCTGGGCCGGCGTGCCGTTCTATCTGCGTACCGGCAAGCGGCTCTCAGTGCGCCGCACCGAAATTTCGGTGCAGTTGAAGCCGGTGCCGTTCCGCCTGTTCCGCGACACGCCGGTCAACGCATTGACGCCGAACGTGCTGACGTTGCGCATCGATCCCGAGCACGGCTCGAGTTTCGATTTCAACGTGAAGGCGCCGGGCCCGGTGATGCAGGTCGGTGCGGTGCAGTCGTCATTCAACTATGGCGACTTCTTCGACGAGCGCGCGAACGTCGGATACGAGACGCTGCTATACGACTGCATGCTAGGCGACGCGACGTTGTTCCAACGCGCCGATGGCATCGAGACGGCCTGGTGTGCGGTCGACGACGTGCTGCATCCGAAGAGTGGCGGTGCTCTGCCCGTGCACGGTTATGCGGCAGGCAGCGACGGGCCGGCCGAAGCCGACGCGCTGCTCGCGCGCGATGGCCACGCGTGGCGGCCGTTGCAGCAGAAAGCGCCCGGTCGCAAGTCGTAG
- a CDS encoding DOPA 4,5-dioxygenase family protein → MNFRDASAIQSWHAHIYFDAASRDAAWAFREQIDAHWGDKLQIGRFHERPVGPHPMWSYQLAFAHQQFADVVSWLTLNHGALDVFLHPNTGDALRDHRDAAVWIGHSHELVLKALL, encoded by the coding sequence ATGAACTTTCGCGATGCTTCAGCAATACAAAGCTGGCACGCGCACATTTATTTCGACGCGGCGAGCCGCGACGCCGCGTGGGCGTTTCGCGAGCAGATCGACGCGCATTGGGGCGACAAACTGCAGATCGGGCGCTTCCATGAACGGCCGGTCGGCCCGCATCCGATGTGGTCGTATCAGCTCGCGTTCGCGCACCAACAGTTCGCCGACGTGGTCAGCTGGCTCACGCTCAATCACGGCGCGCTCGATGTCTTTCTGCATCCGAATACCGGCGACGCGCTGCGCGATCATCGCGACGCCGCCGTGTGGATCGGGCACTCGCACGAGCTCGTGTTAAAGGCGCTGCTGTAG
- a CDS encoding aldo/keto reductase — protein MQYRQFGRTGLTVSRLCLGTMTFGLQTEEAASHRILDTAADAGVNFIDTANVYPLGAGEDLSGRTEEIVGRWLKGKRERFIVATKAVGKMGPAAWDQGASRKHLLDAIDASLQRLGTDYVDLYQLHSDDPKTPLDETLEALDTIVRSGKARYIGVSNFLAYRLARALGRADVLRVARFVSVQPRYNLLFRQIERELLPLAAEEQLAVMPYNPLAGGLLTGKHRLDATPTEGRFTESVGKAGAMYQQRYWHEREFDTIERLKAIAAPTGESLAKVSLAWVLANPLITSAIIGASRAEQLSDTLSAAEFTLDDAIKTQLDDASVQYRWGDAAR, from the coding sequence ATGCAATATCGCCAATTCGGCCGCACCGGCCTGACCGTTTCGCGCCTGTGTCTCGGCACCATGACTTTCGGCCTGCAAACCGAAGAAGCCGCATCGCACCGCATCCTCGACACGGCCGCGGACGCCGGCGTCAATTTCATCGATACCGCGAACGTCTACCCGCTCGGCGCCGGCGAAGACCTGTCCGGACGCACCGAGGAAATCGTCGGACGCTGGTTGAAGGGCAAGCGCGAGCGCTTCATCGTCGCGACCAAGGCGGTCGGCAAGATGGGGCCCGCCGCGTGGGATCAGGGCGCGTCGCGCAAACACCTGCTCGATGCGATCGATGCGTCCTTGCAGCGCCTCGGCACCGACTACGTCGACCTGTACCAGCTCCATTCCGACGACCCGAAAACCCCGCTCGACGAGACGCTCGAAGCACTCGATACGATCGTGCGCTCGGGCAAGGCGCGCTATATCGGCGTATCGAACTTTCTTGCGTACCGGCTCGCGCGAGCTTTGGGACGCGCGGACGTGCTGCGCGTCGCGCGCTTCGTGTCGGTCCAGCCGCGCTACAACCTGCTGTTTCGCCAGATCGAGCGCGAGCTGCTGCCGCTGGCCGCCGAGGAGCAGCTAGCCGTGATGCCGTATAACCCGCTCGCGGGCGGACTGCTGACGGGCAAGCATCGGCTCGATGCGACGCCCACCGAGGGGCGCTTCACTGAAAGCGTCGGCAAGGCTGGCGCGATGTATCAACAGCGCTACTGGCACGAGCGCGAATTCGACACGATCGAAAGACTGAAGGCGATCGCCGCGCCGACCGGCGAATCGTTGGCGAAGGTATCGCTTGCGTGGGTGCTCGCGAATCCGCTGATCACGTCGGCGATCATTGGTGCGAGTCGCGCCGAGCAGTTGAGCGATACGCTCTCGGCGGCCGAGTTCACGCTCGACGACGCAATCAAGACTCAGCTCGATGACGCGAGCGTGCAGTATCGATGGGGGGATGCGGCGCGCTAA
- a CDS encoding YciI family protein has protein sequence MSYMLLIVEPTDQREERGEAAGRDLYDQMVRFSENLKARGKLLAVESLTSQKDAVRVQVRNGQSKLVDGPFAEAKEMIGGFFLLNCDSREEAVAIAQTCPAAAWCTVEVRKLGPCFI, from the coding sequence ATGTCCTACATGCTGCTGATCGTCGAACCCACGGACCAACGCGAGGAGCGCGGCGAAGCCGCCGGTCGCGACCTCTATGACCAGATGGTGCGGTTCTCCGAGAACCTGAAAGCGCGCGGCAAGCTGCTCGCGGTCGAATCGCTGACTTCGCAGAAGGACGCCGTGCGCGTGCAGGTCCGCAATGGCCAGTCGAAGCTCGTCGACGGGCCGTTCGCCGAGGCGAAGGAGATGATCGGCGGCTTCTTTCTGCTGAACTGCGACAGCCGCGAAGAGGCCGTGGCGATCGCGCAAACCTGTCCGGCGGCGGCGTGGTGCACGGTCGAGGTCCGCAAGCTCGGCCCGTGCTTCATCTAG
- a CDS encoding type VI secretion system amidase immunity protein Tai4 → MKKVWVCIVTASAIIFGTSACYAKADQVANPQAGARTHAQNYRDMVLATCIANAYKNDKDAAIDAGSSVSALRDWTYYDLEKAPDAIKTLVDNYLARDYQNPLVESETEGIRFDFLKCLDLYHSKELDEQVKRLAVNPKRTYRQDNPLPARPK, encoded by the coding sequence GTGAAGAAGGTTTGGGTTTGCATCGTAACTGCTTCTGCCATCATCTTCGGTACGTCTGCTTGCTATGCGAAAGCCGATCAAGTCGCGAATCCACAAGCTGGAGCACGCACTCATGCACAGAATTACAGAGACATGGTTCTGGCTACTTGTATCGCGAACGCCTACAAAAACGACAAAGATGCTGCTATCGATGCCGGAAGCAGCGTCAGTGCATTGCGAGACTGGACTTACTATGACTTGGAGAAGGCTCCAGACGCGATCAAAACCTTGGTGGACAATTATTTGGCTCGAGACTATCAAAACCCGCTGGTCGAATCGGAAACTGAAGGTATCCGATTCGACTTCCTGAAGTGCCTGGACCTGTATCACAGTAAGGAATTGGACGAACAGGTAAAGCGCTTGGCCGTCAACCCCAAGCGCACCTACAGGCAAGATAATCCGTTGCCGGCAAGACCGAAGTAA
- a CDS encoding ROK family protein, protein MATRNKNAVKRNAPKSGSEHILAIDVGGTGLKAAIIDANGQMKTERVRVATPHPCTPDQLVDALAQLVAPLIEQVQPACISIGFPGVVRNNRILTAPHFGIEGWHDIALADPLARRLGGLPVRMINDAEMQGFAAIEGHGLEFVLTLGTGAGTAMFRDGELMPHLELAHHPVSKKGVAYDEYIGEAAREQVGNKRWSRRVEKVIGILESLVNYDKLWIGGGNAARIKFKLPANVATVSNDAGIEGGAKLWHPLSVRETRQYPEATEKTGRFKPK, encoded by the coding sequence GTGGCGACACGCAACAAGAACGCAGTGAAACGGAATGCGCCGAAAAGCGGCAGCGAGCACATCCTCGCGATCGACGTCGGCGGCACCGGCCTGAAGGCCGCGATCATCGACGCCAACGGGCAGATGAAAACCGAGCGCGTGCGCGTTGCGACGCCGCATCCGTGCACGCCGGATCAACTGGTTGACGCGCTCGCGCAACTCGTGGCTCCGCTCATCGAGCAGGTGCAGCCCGCTTGTATCTCGATCGGCTTTCCGGGTGTCGTGCGTAATAACCGCATTCTGACCGCGCCGCATTTCGGCATCGAAGGCTGGCACGACATCGCGCTCGCGGATCCGCTCGCGCGGCGCCTGGGCGGTTTGCCGGTGCGAATGATCAACGATGCCGAGATGCAGGGCTTCGCGGCAATCGAAGGCCACGGCCTCGAATTCGTGCTGACGCTCGGCACCGGCGCCGGCACCGCGATGTTTCGCGATGGCGAGCTGATGCCGCATCTGGAGCTCGCGCATCATCCGGTCAGCAAGAAGGGTGTCGCGTACGACGAATACATCGGCGAGGCCGCGCGCGAGCAGGTCGGCAACAAGCGTTGGAGCCGGCGTGTCGAGAAGGTGATCGGCATTCTCGAGTCACTGGTCAATTACGACAAGCTGTGGATCGGCGGCGGCAACGCGGCGCGCATCAAGTTCAAGCTGCCGGCGAACGTGGCGACCGTATCGAACGACGCGGGGATCGAGGGCGGCGCGAAATTGTGGCATCCGCTGTCGGTGCGCGAGACGCGGCAGTATCCGGAGGCGACGGAGAAGACGGGGCGGTTTAAGCCGAAGTGA
- a CDS encoding high-potential iron-sulfur protein — MKTSRRHFLLVSAGVGSSLALSRVAFAATVPNALSESDPQAQKVGYTEDASKVDKAKFPNFAAGQSCANCSLFQGKASDAYGGCTLFGAKQVASRGWCSAYTNM; from the coding sequence ATGAAAACATCGCGCCGCCATTTCCTGCTGGTCAGCGCGGGCGTCGGCTCGTCGCTCGCGCTGTCTCGCGTCGCGTTCGCCGCGACCGTTCCCAATGCGCTGAGCGAGAGCGATCCGCAGGCGCAGAAGGTCGGCTATACCGAAGATGCGTCGAAGGTCGACAAGGCAAAATTCCCGAACTTCGCGGCCGGGCAATCGTGCGCGAACTGCTCGCTGTTTCAGGGCAAGGCGTCGGATGCGTACGGCGGCTGCACGCTGTTCGGCGCCAAACAGGTCGCGTCGCGCGGCTGGTGCAGCGCGTACACGAATATGTAA
- a CDS encoding nitroreductase, which produces MTSPANPVDTALTTRRAVRAFLPTPVQRADIEAILEAASYAPSGTNTQPWKVYVLTGESLARLSRDLLAAYDDPQRDQLCQEEYAYYPRQWQSPYIDRRRKIGWDMYGLLGIEKGDRARMHEQHSRNFRFFDAPVGLLFTIDRSLERGSWLDYGMFLQAIMTAARGRGLDTCPQAAFMQFHRLIAEHLGLPENEQFVCGMSLGFADPNALVNTLRPEREPVERFTRFLD; this is translated from the coding sequence ATGACCTCTCCCGCGAACCCCGTCGACACCGCGCTGACGACGCGACGCGCGGTGCGCGCCTTTCTGCCGACGCCGGTGCAGCGCGCCGACATCGAAGCCATTCTCGAAGCCGCCAGCTACGCGCCGTCCGGCACCAACACGCAGCCGTGGAAGGTGTACGTGCTGACGGGCGAATCGCTCGCGCGTCTGTCGCGCGATCTGCTCGCGGCCTACGACGATCCGCAGCGCGACCAGCTGTGCCAGGAGGAGTACGCGTACTACCCGCGCCAATGGCAGTCGCCGTACATCGACCGGCGCCGCAAGATCGGCTGGGATATGTACGGCCTGCTCGGCATCGAGAAGGGCGACAGGGCGCGCATGCACGAACAGCACTCGCGCAACTTCCGTTTCTTCGACGCACCCGTCGGCCTGCTGTTCACGATCGATCGCAGCCTCGAGCGCGGCAGCTGGCTCGACTACGGCATGTTCCTGCAGGCGATCATGACCGCAGCGCGCGGACGCGGCCTCGACACCTGTCCGCAGGCCGCGTTCATGCAGTTTCATCGGCTGATTGCCGAACATCTCGGCCTGCCCGAGAACGAGCAGTTCGTGTGCGGCATGTCGCTCGGCTTCGCCGACCCCAACGCGCTGGTCAATACGCTGCGCCCCGAGCGCGAGCCGGTCGAGCGCTTCACGCGCTTTCTCGATTGA
- a CDS encoding TonB-dependent receptor: MLNHTPLATALALAFAVPYATPALAQSASQPAASSAPQTAQTNAQTNAQNNTPAAAQTLPTIGVQAQTVQQDFQAERASVGAKTPTALRDIPQTVTVINRDLLASQGATSFTDALRNAPGVTIGAAEGGQIGNNINLRGFTAQNDIYLDGFRDRNQYYRDTFDLEALEVLYGPSSMLFGRGSTGGVINQVSKKANLTDSAEVSGMIGTNDRYRSTVDVNHKLTDTSAIRLNAFGQSLGSTRDVMKNKDFGVAPELRFGIGTPTEITLSALIQRNNDMPDYGIQALNGRPSPVPKNTFYGLTSDRTIQNVQILTGAIKHKFSDDLTLTNQTQISHSMTDARETAPQAVLTGPLSSSTALSNGNFTTLPPSALFIKLQSHDRVIQNHAIYNDTMVEYKFDTGPVRHDVIAGVEVGHDSYTNQAYTRNNLPIVPMLNPPIIGTPSNVTTTVGNYADSSANEIAAYLNDTITLTPHWKLIGGLRWDRFSAEIHNTVSAPAFASQINYFTSVRTGLIYQPTDWQSYYVSYGTSFNPSLENLTVTNLTQNLAPESTKSYEVGGKWDLFGGNISLTSALFREEKDNARTQVSPTEYELAGDIRVDGFQASVTGHITDKWQIFGGYTYMDAKILKAADGTQGHTPANTPRNTLTFWTTYAITPHWEIGGGPIYMSSRYASNTNYVKVPGYTRWDATAAYHAKKYDVRLNLLNLTNKYYYDALIPSDGGRSVPGIGRTLLATFDYRF, translated from the coding sequence ATGCTCAATCACACGCCGCTCGCGACAGCGCTGGCGCTCGCTTTTGCCGTTCCTTATGCGACGCCTGCACTCGCGCAAAGCGCGTCACAACCGGCCGCCTCCAGCGCGCCGCAGACCGCACAAACCAACGCACAAACCAACGCACAGAACAACACACCCGCCGCCGCGCAGACGCTGCCGACCATCGGCGTGCAGGCTCAGACCGTTCAACAGGACTTCCAGGCCGAGCGCGCGAGCGTCGGTGCGAAGACCCCGACCGCGCTGCGCGACATTCCGCAGACCGTCACCGTGATCAATCGCGACCTGCTCGCTTCGCAGGGCGCGACGTCGTTTACGGACGCGCTGCGCAACGCACCCGGCGTGACCATCGGCGCGGCCGAGGGCGGCCAGATCGGCAACAACATCAACCTGCGCGGCTTCACCGCGCAGAACGACATCTATCTGGACGGCTTTCGCGACCGCAACCAGTACTACCGCGACACGTTCGATCTCGAAGCGCTGGAGGTGCTATATGGTCCGTCGTCGATGCTGTTCGGCCGCGGCTCGACGGGCGGCGTGATCAATCAGGTCAGCAAGAAGGCGAACCTGACGGACTCGGCGGAAGTCTCCGGCATGATCGGCACCAACGACCGCTACCGCTCCACCGTCGACGTGAACCACAAGCTCACCGACACCTCGGCGATCCGCCTGAACGCGTTCGGCCAGAGCCTCGGCTCGACGCGCGACGTGATGAAGAACAAGGATTTCGGCGTCGCGCCGGAGCTGCGCTTCGGTATCGGCACGCCTACCGAGATCACGCTGTCGGCGCTGATCCAGCGCAACAACGACATGCCCGACTACGGCATCCAGGCGCTGAACGGCCGCCCGTCGCCGGTGCCGAAAAACACGTTCTACGGTTTGACCAGCGACCGCACGATCCAGAACGTGCAGATCCTCACCGGGGCGATCAAGCACAAGTTCTCCGACGACCTGACGCTGACGAACCAGACGCAGATCTCGCATTCGATGACCGACGCGCGCGAAACCGCGCCGCAAGCGGTGCTGACCGGACCGCTGTCGTCGAGCACTGCGCTGAGCAACGGCAACTTCACGACGCTGCCGCCGTCGGCCCTGTTCATCAAGCTGCAGAGCCATGACCGCGTGATCCAGAATCACGCGATCTACAACGACACGATGGTCGAATACAAATTCGACACCGGGCCGGTCAGGCACGACGTGATTGCCGGTGTCGAAGTGGGCCACGACAGCTATACGAACCAGGCATATACGCGCAACAACCTGCCGATCGTGCCGATGCTCAATCCGCCGATCATCGGCACGCCGTCGAACGTGACGACGACGGTCGGCAACTACGCCGATTCGAGCGCGAACGAAATCGCCGCCTACCTGAACGACACGATCACGCTGACGCCGCACTGGAAGCTGATCGGCGGTCTGCGCTGGGATCGCTTCTCGGCCGAGATCCACAACACCGTCAGCGCGCCGGCTTTCGCGAGCCAGATCAACTACTTCACGAGCGTGCGCACGGGCCTCATCTATCAGCCGACCGACTGGCAGTCGTACTACGTGTCGTACGGCACGTCGTTCAACCCGTCGCTCGAAAACCTGACGGTCACGAACCTCACGCAGAACCTCGCACCGGAATCGACGAAGTCGTATGAAGTCGGCGGCAAGTGGGATCTGTTCGGCGGCAACATCTCGCTGACCTCGGCATTGTTCCGCGAGGAGAAGGACAACGCGCGCACCCAGGTCTCGCCGACCGAATACGAGCTGGCCGGCGACATTCGCGTCGACGGCTTCCAGGCGAGCGTGACCGGGCACATCACCGACAAGTGGCAGATTTTCGGCGGCTACACGTACATGGACGCGAAGATCCTGAAAGCGGCCGACGGCACGCAGGGTCACACGCCGGCCAACACCCCGCGCAACACGCTGACGTTCTGGACCACATACGCGATCACGCCGCACTGGGAAATCGGCGGCGGTCCGATCTATATGTCGTCGCGTTATGCATCGAATACGAACTACGTGAAGGTGCCGGGCTACACGCGTTGGGACGCGACCGCCGCCTATCACGCGAAGAAGTACGACGTGCGCCTGAACCTGCTGAACCTGACCAACAAGTACTACTACGACGCGTTGATTCCGTCGGACGGCGGCCGTTCGGTGCCGGGCATCGGCCGTACGTTGCTCGCGACGTTCGATTACCGCTTCTGA
- a CDS encoding DUF1488 domain-containing protein: MAMIEAVPSVSADGRAVIFQLSSRGRDLECAVTREALEQHFWLQRGAGEARILKTFADGRQRITAIAERKMLARPGEKVLLTIDDFSTRG; the protein is encoded by the coding sequence ATGGCGATGATCGAGGCGGTACCCAGCGTCTCGGCAGATGGACGGGCGGTGATTTTCCAGCTTTCGTCGCGGGGACGAGACCTTGAATGCGCGGTCACGCGCGAGGCGCTCGAACAGCACTTCTGGCTGCAACGCGGCGCGGGTGAGGCGCGCATTCTGAAGACGTTCGCGGATGGGCGCCAACGCATTACCGCGATCGCCGAACGAAAAATGCTCGCGCGTCCCGGTGAGAAGGTCTTGCTGACGATCGACGATTTCTCTACACGCGGTTGA
- a CDS encoding YbhB/YbcL family Raf kinase inhibitor-like protein: protein MSRIHLALARHLLSAVACALLAYASAHAYAAPSFAVSSPGLADGGTLNASHAASANNCGGGNVSPALQWHNAPAGAKSFAVTIFDPDGAKGLGVVHWIVYGIAPGTTGLAEGEAAPAGSVAGTNRTGGPGYYGPCPAVGDVPHHYVAQVYALDLPPDALPAGLTRDAFLAAIKDHVLAATSTVLRYGR from the coding sequence ATGAGTCGCATCCACTTGGCCCTCGCGCGGCACCTCCTCTCCGCTGTCGCGTGCGCGCTGCTCGCTTACGCGAGCGCACATGCCTACGCGGCACCGTCCTTCGCAGTGTCGTCACCGGGACTGGCCGATGGCGGCACGCTCAACGCGAGCCACGCGGCGAGCGCGAACAACTGCGGCGGCGGCAACGTGTCGCCCGCATTGCAATGGCATAACGCGCCGGCCGGCGCAAAGAGTTTCGCGGTGACGATCTTCGATCCCGACGGCGCGAAAGGCCTCGGCGTCGTGCACTGGATCGTCTACGGCATCGCACCGGGTACGACCGGACTCGCCGAGGGCGAAGCGGCGCCGGCGGGCAGCGTCGCCGGCACGAATCGCACCGGCGGCCCCGGCTATTACGGCCCGTGTCCGGCAGTCGGCGATGTGCCGCATCACTACGTCGCGCAGGTCTATGCGCTCGATCTGCCGCCCGACGCATTGCCGGCCGGCTTGACGCGCGATGCGTTCCTCGCCGCGATCAAGGATCACGTGCTCGCCGCGACGAGCACCGTGCTGCGCTACGGACGATGA